The nucleotide sequence AAAAAGTATCGCGTGAAGATTCTCTGTTTCTTGTTGAACAACGCAGCAATCCTGAACGTGAAGAACGTCTACTGCAGAAAATTCAGGAACATTCAATTTCCGACTTCCTTCAAAGCGGTACAACAAAATTTTCAGTAAGCGATGCGGAACATTTCACGCTTGAGTTTCCGTTGCTGATGCCAACGCAAGGTTTTTTTTCACGGCAATTTGAATCGGAACAAGGACATATAGGAATTGATATCGTTGGAAAAAACGGAACTCCCGTCGTGAGTCCTGCAGACGGTTATGTTATGTTTTCTTCGTGGACGTATGATTATGGAAATACCATTATTCTTGCACACAGCAACGGTTTTATTACGGTATATAAACATTTGGAAATATTGTTGCAGTCTCCATTCACCAATGTGCGTCGCGGAAATGTTCTCGCAACGCTTGGAAACACTGGGCGATTAAGCACAGGTTCGCATTTGCATTTTGAAATTTGGAAGAACGGTTTCCCGCTTAATCCGGAACATTTTTTACTTCAAACAAATAGTTAAGAATTGCAATGAAATTTGAAACCGGCAACAAGCAACTCAACATCATCGGGCGCGGAACAACAGTGCAGGGAAAAGTTACGAGCAGTGGTTCGCTTCACGTTGACGGAAATATTGTTGGCGATATTACAGCAACAGATAACGTAGAAATCGGTGTAACGGGACAAGTAAAAGGAAATGTTCAAGGGAAAATGATAAAAATTTCCGGCTCTGTTGATGGAAAAATAGATTCTTCCGATACGCTCACGTTTTTGGAAAAAGCCGTTGTTCGCGGAGATATTCGCGCCGCAAAACTGATCATTGAAGAAGGAGCAAGGTTCAACGGTAACTGCGCGATGAATGAACAAACAATAAAACCCAAAGAATCGTAATGGCGTTATTTGGTGAAGAACATTATTTTCGCGAAGCCGCGCCGTACATAGGATTAGGAATTCAACTTGCGCTCGTTGTCGTTGTTTTTTATTATATCGGAAAATGGTTCGATGGAAAATTCGGAACTGCTCCGTGGATGTCGTTAGCAGGAATAGCAGCGGGAAGTGTTGGCGGATTTATTTCTTTTTACAAAAAAATAAACGCGCTTTCGGAACGCGAAAATAAAAAAATGAAATGAAATGTTCATTTCCCATACAAGTTCTTCTCATCCTTGTTGTTTCCATACTCTTCACGGTATATCCGTTGAACGATTGGACAAACGAACGGGTTTCGTTTGCGGCTCAAATTGGCATATTGATTATGTCGTTGAATGCG is from Ignavibacteria bacterium and encodes:
- a CDS encoding M23 family metallopeptidase translates to MQSRQSLLQTIVFYIVAFHFFNKKKPTQTYTLVLFPSGNAEQQRIISFSLWKTIVTLAFILVFGFFSILAVFLWTPARNLISVSQQQEPPFNDVQLFQKKILDVNTQLTELREYNIQLRRMLGQKVSREDSLFLVEQRSNPEREERLLQKIQEHSISDFLQSGTTKFSVSDAEHFTLEFPLLMPTQGFFSRQFESEQGHIGIDIVGKNGTPVVSPADGYVMFSSWTYDYGNTIILAHSNGFITVYKHLEILLQSPFTNVRRGNVLATLGNTGRLSTGSHLHFEIWKNGFPLNPEHFLLQTNS
- a CDS encoding polymer-forming cytoskeletal protein, translating into MKFETGNKQLNIIGRGTTVQGKVTSSGSLHVDGNIVGDITATDNVEIGVTGQVKGNVQGKMIKISGSVDGKIDSSDTLTFLEKAVVRGDIRAAKLIIEEGARFNGNCAMNEQTIKPKES
- a CDS encoding AtpZ/AtpI family protein yields the protein MALFGEEHYFREAAPYIGLGIQLALVVVVFYYIGKWFDGKFGTAPWMSLAGIAAGSVGGFISFYKKINALSERENKKMK